The Corynebacterium felinum DNA segment TGGGTTTCACCGGATTTGATGGTGAGGTTGACGCCTTTGAGGATCGGCTTTGGTTCTGCGTTTTCGTCCGCAGGCAGGACTTGTGCGTGCAGGTTGCGGATTTCGAGTGTGCTCATTGTGTGTTTCTTTCCTTTTTGCGTTTCGACGCCGGGGCTAGGCGTTGGCTTTCTTTGCTTGGAGGGATTCGAGTTCGGCTGCGACACGGGATTCGAGTTCTTCTCGGATCTCTGCCACGGGGATGCGTCCGATGACTTCGGAGAAGAATCCGCGGACGATGAGACGGCGTGCTTCTTCTGGTGGGATGCCGCGGGAGCGGAGGTAGAATTCCTGCTCATCGTCGAAGCGTCCGACGGTTGCTGCGTGACCTGCACCTGCGATTTCGCCGGTTTCGATTTCGAGGTTAGGCACGGCGTCGGCACGTGCGCCTTCGGTGAGTACGAGGTTGCGGTTTGCTTCGTAGGTGTCGGTACCTAGAGCGTTGGAGCGGATGAGCACGTCACCGATCCATGCGGTGTGTGCTTCTGGTTTCCCGGAGGTGGGGTCTGCTTGGAGTGCGCCCTTGTACAAGACGTTGGAGCGGCAGTTGGGTACTGCGTGGTCGACGAGGAGTCGCTGCTCGAAGAACTGGCCGTCGTCGGCGAAGTAGACGCCAAGCATTTCTGCGTCGCCGCCTGGTTGGGTGAATTTGACGCGTGGGACGATGCGCACGACTTCGCCGCCGAAGACGGCTGCGGAGTGGCGCAGGGTTGCGTCGCGTCCGAGGATGGCGGTTTGTCCTGACATGTGGACTGCGTCGTCGTTCCAGGATGCGTCGACGATGACGGTGAGCTTGGCGTTGTCGCCGATGACGAATTCGACGTTGTCGGCGTGGGTGCCGGTGCCGGTGTAGCGCAGATCGACGACTGCTTCTGCTCCTGCTTCGACGTCGATGACGAGGTGGGCAAAGGTTGTGTTATCAAGGCCTGCGCCTTGAACTTTGATCGCTACTGGGGTCTTGTTGACCGAACCAGCGGCGAAGCTGAGCACCAGTGCGTTTTCGGCCGAGGTAAAGGCTTGGGCGCCGACGCGGTCGACGGCTTTGCCGGAACGGCCTACGAGTGCGTCAGTGCGGGAGACGATCTGGGTGGTTGCACCCTCGACCGACTCCGGGATTTCGACGTCGATGATCGGAGCGATGGGCTCAGCGAAGGTTCCGTCGTGGAGGCCGCGCAGGCGGCGGAGGGGGACGTAGCGCCAGACTTCGTCTTTGCCGTGGGGTACGGCGAAGTCGTCGACGTCAAAGGAGGTGAAGAGGTCACCTTTGGTGTTGTGAACGGTTGCGTTCTTGACTGTTTCAGCCATGGCGGTTAGCCCACCGATCCTTCCATCTGCAGTTCGATCAAGCGGTTGAGTTCAAGGGCGTACTCCATGGGGAGTTCCTTGGCAATGGGTTCAACGAATCCGCGGACGATCATGGCCATTGCTTCGTCTTCGGCGATGCCACGAGACATCAGGTAGAACAGCTGTTCTTGGGAGACCTGAGTAACGGTGGCTTCGTGACCGAGGGAGACGTGGTCGTTGCGGATGTCATTGTATGGGTAGGTGTCGGAGCGTGAGATGTTGTCAACCAACAGTGCGTCGCATTCGACGTTGGAGGTGGAGTGGTGCGCGTTCGCATTGATGCGCACGAGTCCGCGGTAGGCTGCACGTCCGCCGCCTCGTGCCACCGATTTACTGACGATGTTGGAGGAGGTGTAGGGAGCCATGTGAACCATCTTGGCACCGGTGTCTTGGAACTGTCCTTCACCGGCGAAGGCGACGGAAAGAACTTCGCCCTTGGCGTGTGGGCCGGTCATCCATACTGCTGGGTACTTCATGGTGACCTTTGAGCCGATGTTGCCGTCGACCCATTCCATGGTTGCGCCTTCTTCGCACTTGGTGCGCTTGGTTACTAGGTTGTAGACGTTGTTCGACCAGTTCTGGATGGTGGTGTAGCGGCAGCGACCGCCCTTCTTCACAATGATCTCGACGACTGCGGAGTGCAGGGAGTCGGACTTGTAGATTGGTGCGGTACAGCCCTCAACGTAGTGCACGTAGGCGTCCTCATCAACGATGATCAGGGTGCGTTCGAACTGGCCCATGTTTTCAGTGTTGATGCGGAAGTATGCCTGCAGTGGGATGTCCACGTGGACACCCTTCGGCACGTAGATGAAGGAACCACCGGACCACACTGCAGTGTTTAGTGCGGAGAACTTGTTGTCGCCTGCTGGGATGACGGTGCCGAAGTACTCGCGGAACAACTCTGGGTGCTCTTTGAGAGCGGTGTCGGTATCGAGGAAGATCACGCCTTGGCGTTCGAGGTCTTCGCGGATTTGGTGGTAGACAACCTCAGACTCGTACTGTGCGGCTACACCTGCGACGAGGCGTTGCTTTTCGGCCTCGGGGATGCCGAGGCGGTCGTAGGTGTTCTTGATGTCTTCGGGGAGTTCATCCCAGCTGGTTGCTTGCTTTTCGGTGGAGCGAACGAAGTACTTGATGTTGTCGAAGTCGATTCCCGACAGGTCCGCTCCCCACGTAGGCATGGGCTTTTTGTCAAAGATTCCCAGTGCCTTGAGGCGTAGCTCCAGCATCCATTCTGGTTCGTTCTTTTTGGCGGAGATGTCGCGGACAACATCTTCGTTCAGGCCGCGGCGTGCGCTTTGGCCTGCGACGTCTGGGTCGTGCCAGCCGTAGTTGTAGGGGCCGATTGACTCGATGATCTCGTCGTCGGTGGTTGGACCGCCGGTGGTACCAGATGGTGCCTGGGTCATTAACCTAGCTCCTTTCAAAGCTTCTTGGTGTGAGGTGTCTTCTCTGTTCCGCGTGGGCGGGGTTTGTGGATGGGGATTAGCGGTATGTTGGTTGTGCATATCCCGTGCCCGTCAATGATTTTGGCGAGCGGTTGTACGTGGTGGCCGAGTAGTTCGGCGATGGCCTCGTGTTCCGCTTCGCACAGTTCTGGGAATTGTGCGGCGACGCCGGATATTGGGCAGTGGTGCTGACAGATTTGTACGCCGTGTCCTGCTTTGGTCACGGTGGCGGCGTACCCGTTTCGGCTGAAGGCATCGACGACAGCTTGCGCTGCTTTTTCGATGGAGTCTTCGCCGCCGTCGTCACGCTTGTCGATGTCGGCAACGATCGCTGCGGCCCGTTTACGCGCAAACTCGCGTACTGCTTGGTCTCCCCCGGTTTCTCTGAGGGTGTGCAAGGCTTGGGCTGCTAGTGAGTCATAGTCGTGTCCGAAGTGGTTTCTGCCTGCTGCAGTCAGTCGGAAGGCTTTGGCGGGGCGTCCGCGTGAGCCTTGCTGTGCTGTTTTAGGTCGGGGTGGTGCTAGTTCTGCTAGTCCCTCCTCCACAAGGTTGTCTAGGTGTCGGCGTATTCCCGCCGCGGATAGCCCGAGAAGGCTGCCCAATTGCGTGGCGGTGATGCTTCCGTGGCGGAGCATGGTCAGCATGATGGTTCGGCGAGTTTCGCCGTCGGTGCTTCGGTGCTCGACTTGTGGGTGTTCGGCCATGGTTGCGTCACCTCCTTGCGTGATGGGGTTTGTGTGCTTAGCGGATCAGATAAACACCTTTAGACAACACTAGTGTTCCCTAAATCCAGTGCAACTTACAACCCAGCATTTTACCTATGGCTCTCACCTTGATTATTTAGGGCACCCTATATAAAAATTTTGCCCCTGAATGGTGTCAAACAATTGATTTTTAGCCACGCTTTTTCACGGTATTTTTCTCAGTTTTTAGGGCGCGCGTGGGTGCGTGTGTGGGAAGTTTCATGGATTAGGGCGGGTTGGGCGGGTGCGGGGATGGTGCTTTTACTAGCATGGCTTGTGTGATTGATGATCAGCGCAGCGATTCTGCGCAGCCACGGCCTCGAACCACAGATGAGAACTCCTGTTCCGGGGATTCTGCTTCTGATGGTTCTGCTTCGGCGTTGCCGCTCAAGCGCGTGTCATGGTGGAGGCGTGCGTGGGGAATCCTGCCCCAGGTAGGTGCTGCGGGTTCACGTTCGGCACATTTACATGTGGCTGAGGATGAGTTTGGCGATGATCTCAGCCGCTATGACAATGTGTCGGTTCTGGTGAAGGCTGCCAGTGGTGTCGATTTGCTGACTCCTTCCCGGGACGGTTCCGTCATTCCTTTCGGCACACTCCCTGAGAGCAAGTCTAAAAACTTGACTCGCCCGGAATCGCGCCGCGGTTTTGTGTTCCCTACTTTGGGTTATCAAGAGTTGCGCCGTTTTGCTTTCCTTAGATGGCTTGGCACATTGGGCGCATTGCTGCTGGGTTTCGGCGCATTAGGCGCTGGGGCGATGCCGGTGGTGAACTCGCCTTATGCGGAGTTTCCTGGCGGCTCCTTGATGTGGCGCATGCTGCAAACTTCCACCATGTTGTGTTTTGTGGGAGTGAGTTTGATTGTTGTGGCGTGGTTGTTAATGGCGCCGTTTACTGGTGTTGCTTTACGACGCGGGCATGTGCGCACCGGTGTGATCAGTATGTCGATGATGCGACGTACATTTTTGGTCTGGAGCTTGCCTATTGTGGCGAGTGCGCCGATGTTTACTCAGGATATTTATTCATATTTGGCCAATGGTTCGATCATTCGGCTTGGGTTGGATCCTTATTCGGGTGGGCCTATTGATTTGTTGGGCACTGAGAATGTGTTGGCGCGATCGGTTCCGTTTATTTGGGCGCACTCCTCGTCTCCTTATGGTCCTGTGGCGTTGGGTGTTGCGGCGATTATTTCATGGTTGACTAACGACAGCATTGTTTTAGGCGTGATCGCTCACCGCATTACTGCCATTGCTGGTGTTGCCCTTGCTGGTTGGGCTGTGGTGCAACTAGCGCGTCGTTGTCGGGTGATTCCGCAGGCGGCGTTGTGGTTAGGGATCTTGAATCCGTTGACAATCTTGCATCTTGTTGGCGGTATTCATAACGAGTCCATTTTGTTGGGTTTACTACTAGCCGGTGTGGAGCTGGGTTTGCGGGCTGCTGATTATTTGCGCTTGGGCTTATTTTATCGCGCGTGCTGGCTGCTTGTAGCGAGTGGTTTTTTGATTTCTTGTGCCGGAATGGTCAAGGTTACAGGCTTTATCGGTCTGGGTTTTATTGGGATGGCGGTTGCTCGTTCAATCAGGTTACGGGAGCATTCTGTTCTTCTCAGCTGGATTGTAGCGATACTCGCCCAAACTGTTTTGTTGTGCGTGTCGGTGGCGTTGGTGACCTGGATGAGTGGCATTTCGTTGGGCTGGATCAGCGGGCAAGGTGGTGCGGCAACGATTCGTAGTTGGATGTCGATGTCGACTGCCATTGGCGTGGTATTTTCGTGGGTTGCTGAGCAATTGGCTTTGGGTAATCATTCGGATGCGATGCTTGTGGTGACCCGAATGGTCGGTATTGCTATTGCGGGGGTGTTTATGGTGCGCATGTTGTTGGCAACTTACGCGGGCCGAATTCATCCCGTGGGTGCTTTGGGGGTATCTACCTTCGTGATGGTGATTTTCTTTCCGGTGGTGCACCCGTGGTACATGTTGTGGGCTATTTTGCCTTTGTCGGCTTGGGCGAACCGGGAGCTGTTTAGGGGTGCGGTTATTGCCTATACATTGGTGTTGAGTTTCTTTGTGCTCCCCCGCGGTTTAGGTTTACCACCTACAACCGTTCTTTCGATTTATATTGCCTCCATCTTTGGATTCGGCATAATTATCGGATCTTCGTATGTCATTTTGAAGCGTCGGGGCGTGATTGGCCTACACTAGTTGCTTGTGACTGTGTTGGATCAATCTCAGGTATATGCCCTTGAGCTGAATAATGTTGAAAAGTCTTTTGGGGCTGTGCGTGCTGTTAAAGGCGTGAGTTTGAAGGTGGCTGAAGGCACCGTGCTTGCGTTGTTAGGGCCGAATGGTGCCGGTAAGACGACGACCATTGAGATGTGTGAGGGTTTTCAAAAACCTACGTCTGGTTCCATTCGGGTGTTGGGGCTAGATCCGACGTCGCAGCCTGATCAGGTTCGTGCCCAGGTGGGCATCATGCCGCAGGATTCTGGTTCGTATTCGGGGATTAAGGTGGCAGAAATGCTGCACCTGGCAGCTTCCTATAATGCGAATCCACTAGATCCCGAGTGGTTGTTGAATTTGGTGGGGTTGGACAATGTGCGTTCGACAACCTATCGAAGGTTATCGGGTGGCCAAAAGCAGCGTTTATCCTTGGCTCTTGCATTGATTTCGAGGCCGCGACTTGTTTTCCTTGATGAGCCTACGGCGGGTATGGATGCTCAGTCCCGGTTGTTGGTGTGGGAGTTAATTAAACAACTTCGCGCTGATGGGGTGACTGTGGTGCTGACGACTCATGTGATGGATGAAGCCCAAGCGTTGGCGGATTATGTGGTGATTATGGATCATGGCGAGATTGTGGCTGAAGGTAGTTGTTCGCAGTTGCAGCATGCCACTGCTCAAGTGCTGCGTTTTGAGACTGATCGTGATCTTGATCTGTCCTTGCCGCTGTGGCAGGAATTAGGTGTGGAGGCGCTGCGTCCGCGGGTCTATGTGGTGCGTGTGCATCCTGATCCTGATGTGGTTGCGCGTGTGGCAGCGACTGCTGCGAAGGAACAGGTGTTGATCAGTTCGTTGTCGACTGATTCACGCAGTTTGGAAGATGTGTTTTTGGATTTGACTGGGCGCGAGCTGCGCAGCTAGAAAGGCGATGGTGACTATTATGCAGGACAATGCTGTTGAGCACAGTTTTGAACCGGGTACTTTTCGCCCTTCGCCGCAGCGTGCGCATCCTAGTGCTATGTTGCGTGCCCAAGGATTGATTGAGGCGAAGCTGTTTTTACGCCACGGCGAACAATTGCTGTTGAGTTTCATCATTCCAGTGGGCATGTTGTTGGTTGTTGGGCTTGTGCCAATGATCAAGCATGCTGAGCCGTTGACTGTGGGCTTTCCGGTGATGTTAGCGATTGCGGCCATGAGTTCTGGTTTTACCGGGCAAGCGATTGCCTTGGCCTTCGATCGACGCTACGGGGCTTTGAAGCGCACGGGTGCGTCGGGTGTTCCGGCGTGGACGATTATTGGTGGCAAAATTATCGGTTTGGTCGTGGTTTCTGTCCTCCAAGCTGTGATTTTGTCGGTCGTGGCGATGATGCTTGGATGGCATGTCCCGGTTGTTGCTGCTCTCGTGGGTTTTGGGGTGTTTTTCTTCGGTGTGGCATGCTTTACGGCTTTGGGCATGCTGATGGGTGGCACTTTGTCCTCTGAGTTGGTGTTGGGTTTGGCCAATTTGGTGTGGCTGTTGTTGGTGGGTGTTGCTGGATACTGTGCGTTTAGTGGTGTGGATGTTTCGGGCTGGTTACTGGCGATTCCGTCGATTGCGTTGGCTGAGGGGATTAAGGCGGCGTTTGCGGGACTGTTTCCTGTTGCTGCACTTGTGAGTTTGTTGCTGTGGACAGTGGTGGGGATATTGGGTGCTGCGAAGTGGTTTAAGTTTGCTGACTAGCGTGTAAGAGTTTTTGGGTGGGATATCCCACAACTGTTGGGTTGATGGTTGTGGGTTTTAAGGTTTTTGGGTGGGTGGCCGGTAGAATGGTTGCTTGTGACTAGCACTGTTTCGGAGAAAAAGAATCGTTGGAACCCTACTGTGGCTGTGCAGAAAAAGCTGGCTTTGTTGCTGCTGTGCGCGCAGGGCGGGATCACGGTAACAGGTTCCATTGTTCGTGTGACAGGTTCGGGTTTGGGGTGTAATACGTGGCCGAATTGTCATGAGGGGTCGTTGGTTCCGATTCAGGGGGCGGCGCCGGCGATCCACCAAGCTATTGAGTTTGGCAACCGCATGCTGACTTTTGTGTTGGTGGCGTGTGTGGTTGCTGTGTTTGTTGCTGTGTTGATGGCTAAGCGTCGCCGTGAGCTGGTGGTTCATTCGGTGATTCAGGGTGTGGGCGTGATTGCTCAGGCTGTGATCGGTGGTGTATCTGTTTTGCTGGAGCTGCGTTGGTGGTCGGTGGCGGTGCATTTCTTGCCGTCGATGGTGTTAGTGTGGCTGGCAGCGATGTTGTATGTGCGAATCCAGGAACCTGATGATGTTGCACCGGTTCGTTCCTATCCTGCGGCGTTGCGGGTGTTGGCGGCGTTGTGTGCTGTGGGTTTGTCGGTGGTGTTGATCACCGGCACGATGGTTACTGGTGCGGGTCCGCACTCGGGTGATTCCGGTGTGGGCATGGAGGGCCGTTTAGAGGTCGATATTGACTGGATTGCTCATGTTCACGCGTGGACGATGTACACATTCTTGGCGGTTTTGGCACTGTTGTTTGCGTCGTTGTTGATTCACCGCGTTGCACTTGAGGTGCGTCGTATTGG contains these protein-coding regions:
- a CDS encoding ABC transporter permease yields the protein MQDNAVEHSFEPGTFRPSPQRAHPSAMLRAQGLIEAKLFLRHGEQLLLSFIIPVGMLLVVGLVPMIKHAEPLTVGFPVMLAIAAMSSGFTGQAIALAFDRRYGALKRTGASGVPAWTIIGGKIIGLVVVSVLQAVILSVVAMMLGWHVPVVAALVGFGVFFFGVACFTALGMLMGGTLSSELVLGLANLVWLLLVGVAGYCAFSGVDVSGWLLAIPSIALAEGIKAAFAGLFPVAALVSLLLWTVVGILGAAKWFKFAD
- the sufD gene encoding Fe-S cluster assembly protein SufD, with translation MAETVKNATVHNTKGDLFTSFDVDDFAVPHGKDEVWRYVPLRRLRGLHDGTFAEPIAPIIDVEIPESVEGATTQIVSRTDALVGRSGKAVDRVGAQAFTSAENALVLSFAAGSVNKTPVAIKVQGAGLDNTTFAHLVIDVEAGAEAVVDLRYTGTGTHADNVEFVIGDNAKLTVIVDASWNDDAVHMSGQTAILGRDATLRHSAAVFGGEVVRIVPRVKFTQPGGDAEMLGVYFADDGQFFEQRLLVDHAVPNCRSNVLYKGALQADPTSGKPEAHTAWIGDVLIRSNALGTDTYEANRNLVLTEGARADAVPNLEIETGEIAGAGHAATVGRFDDEQEFYLRSRGIPPEEARRLIVRGFFSEVIGRIPVAEIREELESRVAAELESLQAKKANA
- a CDS encoding helix-turn-helix transcriptional regulator, with product MAEHPQVEHRSTDGETRRTIMLTMLRHGSITATQLGSLLGLSAAGIRRHLDNLVEEGLAELAPPRPKTAQQGSRGRPAKAFRLTAAGRNHFGHDYDSLAAQALHTLRETGGDQAVREFARKRAAAIVADIDKRDDGGEDSIEKAAQAVVDAFSRNGYAATVTKAGHGVQICQHHCPISGVAAQFPELCEAEHEAIAELLGHHVQPLAKIIDGHGICTTNIPLIPIHKPRPRGTEKTPHTKKL
- the sufB gene encoding Fe-S cluster assembly protein SufB, producing MTQAPSGTTGGPTTDDEIIESIGPYNYGWHDPDVAGQSARRGLNEDVVRDISAKKNEPEWMLELRLKALGIFDKKPMPTWGADLSGIDFDNIKYFVRSTEKQATSWDELPEDIKNTYDRLGIPEAEKQRLVAGVAAQYESEVVYHQIREDLERQGVIFLDTDTALKEHPELFREYFGTVIPAGDNKFSALNTAVWSGGSFIYVPKGVHVDIPLQAYFRINTENMGQFERTLIIVDEDAYVHYVEGCTAPIYKSDSLHSAVVEIIVKKGGRCRYTTIQNWSNNVYNLVTKRTKCEEGATMEWVDGNIGSKVTMKYPAVWMTGPHAKGEVLSVAFAGEGQFQDTGAKMVHMAPYTSSNIVSKSVARGGGRAAYRGLVRINANAHHSTSNVECDALLVDNISRSDTYPYNDIRNDHVSLGHEATVTQVSQEQLFYLMSRGIAEDEAMAMIVRGFVEPIAKELPMEYALELNRLIELQMEGSVG
- a CDS encoding ABC transporter ATP-binding protein, giving the protein MTVLDQSQVYALELNNVEKSFGAVRAVKGVSLKVAEGTVLALLGPNGAGKTTTIEMCEGFQKPTSGSIRVLGLDPTSQPDQVRAQVGIMPQDSGSYSGIKVAEMLHLAASYNANPLDPEWLLNLVGLDNVRSTTYRRLSGGQKQRLSLALALISRPRLVFLDEPTAGMDAQSRLLVWELIKQLRADGVTVVLTTHVMDEAQALADYVVIMDHGEIVAEGSCSQLQHATAQVLRFETDRDLDLSLPLWQELGVEALRPRVYVVRVHPDPDVVARVAATAAKEQVLISSLSTDSRSLEDVFLDLTGRELRS
- the mptB gene encoding polyprenol phosphomannose-dependent alpha 1,6 mannosyltransferase MptB; protein product: MPLKRVSWWRRAWGILPQVGAAGSRSAHLHVAEDEFGDDLSRYDNVSVLVKAASGVDLLTPSRDGSVIPFGTLPESKSKNLTRPESRRGFVFPTLGYQELRRFAFLRWLGTLGALLLGFGALGAGAMPVVNSPYAEFPGGSLMWRMLQTSTMLCFVGVSLIVVAWLLMAPFTGVALRRGHVRTGVISMSMMRRTFLVWSLPIVASAPMFTQDIYSYLANGSIIRLGLDPYSGGPIDLLGTENVLARSVPFIWAHSSSPYGPVALGVAAIISWLTNDSIVLGVIAHRITAIAGVALAGWAVVQLARRCRVIPQAALWLGILNPLTILHLVGGIHNESILLGLLLAGVELGLRAADYLRLGLFYRACWLLVASGFLISCAGMVKVTGFIGLGFIGMAVARSIRLREHSVLLSWIVAILAQTVLLCVSVALVTWMSGISLGWISGQGGAATIRSWMSMSTAIGVVFSWVAEQLALGNHSDAMLVVTRMVGIAIAGVFMVRMLLATYAGRIHPVGALGVSTFVMVIFFPVVHPWYMLWAILPLSAWANRELFRGAVIAYTLVLSFFVLPRGLGLPPTTVLSIYIASIFGFGIIIGSSYVILKRRGVIGLH
- a CDS encoding COX15/CtaA family protein, which translates into the protein MTSTVSEKKNRWNPTVAVQKKLALLLLCAQGGITVTGSIVRVTGSGLGCNTWPNCHEGSLVPIQGAAPAIHQAIEFGNRMLTFVLVACVVAVFVAVLMAKRRRELVVHSVIQGVGVIAQAVIGGVSVLLELRWWSVAVHFLPSMVLVWLAAMLYVRIQEPDDVAPVRSYPAALRVLAALCAVGLSVVLITGTMVTGAGPHSGDSGVGMEGRLEVDIDWIAHVHAWTMYTFLAVLALLFASLLIHRVALEVRRIGWMVMVVVVIQALIGIAQYRLGVPRWSVPVHIGMSSVVVAYCSFLFTLGWRRTPKPVA